The Mucilaginibacter rubeus genomic interval TAACCTGTTTGAGCCAGGTAAAACCATGCATCTTCCGCTTCCTGATAGTCATTTGAGTACAGGTATCAAAAAAACGGCCTTATCATTAACCGAATTTGTTGGTCACGTTTTTCCTAAGAGTTTTATTGAGGCTATGGCCAATAACGAGATCCTGCAGATTGTGGTGTTCTCTTTGTTTTTTGGCGTTGCTACGGCAGCAATAGGCGAGCAGGGCAAAATAGTGATCAAAGCTATGGACGCTTTTGCCCATGTGATCATGAAGATTACCGGTTATGTGATGAAAATGGCACCTTTAGCGGTGTTTGGTGCTATAACCGCAGTTGTTGCCAAACAAGGGATAGGCGTACTTTCAACTTATGGTATTTTTATCAGTGAGTTTTATTTTTCGCTGATCGTATTGTGGTCGGTGATTATATTGGCGGGATACATTGTATTAAGGAAGCCGGTATTCAGGCTGTTGAACAGTATTAAGGATGCCATGCTGATAGCTTTTAGTACTTCAACAAGCGAGGCAGCCTATCCAAAAGTGTTGGAAGAGCTGGAGAAGTTCGGTTGCAGTAATAAAATAGTGAGCTTTGTATTGCCATTAGGCTATTCATTTAATTTGGATGGCTCTATGATGTACATGACCTTTGCGTCGTTGTTTCTGGCGCAATCATATGATATTCACCTTTCATTCGGGCATCAGTTATCCATGTTGCTGGTATTGATGCTTACCAGTAAAGGCGTGGCAGGCGTGCCAAGGGCTTCGCTGGTTGTAATTGCCGGTACGTTGGCTATGTTCAATATCCCTGAAGCAGGTTTATTTTTGCTGATAGGTATTGATCCATTGTTAGATATGGGACGTTCGGCAACTAACGTACTTGGTAATGCTATGGCCACGGCTGTAGTGAGTAAATGGGAAGGAGAAGAGGTAGGTACTCAAATAATAAAAGAATAAAGCATACCATCGTGGCGAAGAATCATCAGTAAAACGATGGAAAAGGCATTGATGATGTGAAAAATATAGTTTAGGGCCGGTGAGCACAGGCCGCGTTAGGGATTGCAGTGAAAAGCCCACAGCGCGGGTTGGGGTTGCGGGTAGGAAAAGCGAGGACTTGTAACGAAAAGCCCGGGCCGCAGGCAACGCTCATGTTTATTAATAATTTAATAAGCAATAACTTATAATTACGTCATCATAGAGAACGAATATAACTAACCGACTCAATGGAGCGCGTTAATAACTGTAAATTAAATATAGCTATTAATAAGCTTTAACAAGCGGAGCTACTCTGTATAGTTCGCGATTGCTTCGTACCTCACAATGACATAATGAAGATTAATTTTACAAATTCAATAACTCAATAATTATATATGTCTCCCCGTTTAAAAAAGGTGTTTTTAATCATGACCGTAGTAGTACCTTTTATACTATACTGCGTGTATTATTATGGTATGATGATCAAGAATGCGCCATACCGTTTCGTTGATTTTCAATCGATCAGTTTTCAATATGGCCATAAGGATAGCCTGGTAAATAAATATGATTCGCATACCGGCATGTTTCAGTACCTCGACAGGCGCGATTCGCTGGTGAAAGAGCATTTGCGCTTGACTAAAGATGATTTGTTATACCTGCACCGTAAAGCTGCCGATTTAGGTTTTTGGGATTTTCCGTCGAAAGAAATCGGAGATACGTCGAAAGTTGCCGATAGCAAAGCGGTTAGGTATATCATTGAGTTTAAATATAAAGAGAAAACCAAACGTGTGATTTTTGACACAGACTATTTTGGCAATCCTAAATTGATTGATGCCAACCAGCGTTTGATTGCCGAGATTCAGAAAAAATTGACTGACGTAGAGAATCGTGGTAAAAAATAAAATATTGGGATGTTGTTTATTAAATAATCAATCCCTATATTTGCACCTCGAAATTTAAAACAATATTTAACAAACATGTACGCAATAGTAAGTATAGCAGGACAGCAATTTAAAGTTGCCAAAGACCAGCAGATCTTTGTACACAGGTTACAAGGCGATGAAGGCGCTAGTATTGAATTTGACAGTGTATTGTTAGCAGAAAACGAAGGTAAATTCAAATTAGGTTCTGATTTGAAAGGTGCTAAAGTATCGGCTAAGATCGTGTCACATTTAAAAGGTGATAAAGTAATTATCTTCAAAAAGAAAAGAAGAAAAGGTTACAAAAAGAAAAACGGTCACCGTCAGCAATTTACCAAGATCGAGATCACCGGTATTACATTATAATTAAAGGTTGAACCGGAGTTGTTCTGCAATTCCATAAAAGAAATAAAAAATGGCACATAAGAAAGGGGCCGGTAGTTCAAGAAACGGTCGTGAGTCGCATAGCAAACGCTTAGGTATCAAAATTTTCGGTGGTCAACCAGCAATTGCAGGTAATATCATCGTTCGTCAGCGTGGTACCAAACACAATCCAGGTTTAAACGTAGGTCTTGGTAAAGATCATACTTTATTTGCACTGGCTGAAGGTATCGTAGTTTTCAAAAAGAAAGCTGATAACCGTTCATACGTTTCAGTACTTCCGTTTGAAGCTGCTGACGTTGAAGAAGTAGCTGCACCTGCACCAAAAGCTAAAAAAGAAGCTAAAGCTGTTGAAGCTCCTGCTGCTGAAGAAGCTCCAAAAGCAAAGAAAGCTGCTGCACCAAAAGCTAAAAAAGAAGAAGCTGCTGATGCCGCTGAAGAAGTAGCTGAGTAATCAGTTAACAAGTATTAGGATATAAAAAATCCCGGTCAGTTTTGATCGGGATTTTTTGTTTGGTGATTATTTTCAACAAGAAGACCTGAAAGAGTTAAAAGAGCGTCATTGTGAGTGATTTAAATCCGTTGGCCTGTGAAGGAGAAATGAAAAAAGGGCTATCAGTCTGAGCTTGTCGATGCATGACACCCATTTTAAAACATGTCATGGGTAGGTACGAAGCAATCCCAAACTATACAGAGTGGCTCTGGCTATCGGGGATTGCTTCGTTCGCAATGCGTTTTTGTTTATAATATTGCTTTACGAAGCAGGCCTGCTTCTATTCAATAATCAATTTCTTCAGATAATAAGTATCCGGGTCAATAACCGGCATGGTTTTGCTGGTTATGGTGATACCTTTTTTATCAAGCGTATATCTTTTTGTAACGCCATCCGCGGTAATATCAACCGGCAATGGCATGTCGATATTTAATAGTTGAACCTGGTATTTATCGCCACGTTGGGCTTTTACGTGTACTTCCAGTTTATTGATGGAATAAATATACAGATCGAATAACGGCTTTAGATCCTGGCCTGCGGCTTTGCTGAAATATTGGATCACATCATCGGTACTGGCCAAATTACTGTAGGTGTATCGCGGATCGGTAACGAAACCTTTAAGGGTAGGGAAGAAGGTACTATCGCCCATAATATATCTCAGCGTATGCATAAAGAACGCGCCTTTGCCATAGATATCACCGTTATAAGCCGATTCCTCATCGATATCTTTCCCGATAACAAGAGGTATTTTATTACCGAATGATAAAGCGGAATTCTGGAAGAATTTGATATACGCTTTCTCACCTTCAAACTCTCTAACATAAAGCGCGTCGCCGTAAGTACATATTCCTTCGTGGATCCAGTAGTCGGCCCAATCCTTGGCTGTAACTTTGTTTCCCCACCACTCGTGGCCAAATTCATGGTGCATCAGGCCATCGTAATCTTCACCGCCAACTTTGGTGTACCTGAACTTAGCGCCATAGGCATTCATGGTTTGGTGTTCCATACCCAGGTGAGGCGTTTCAACTATGCCTATTTTTTCCTTCGCCCAGGGATATTCGCCAAAGTATTTTTCCTGTTCTTTGATGGTCTTTACAAAAATATCAAGATGGTGCTCTGCTTTAGCTGCATGTTCCTTTAATACATAAAATTTGATAGGTACATTATGACCGTCTACTGTAGTGTACGGACGGGTCACAACGGTATAGTCGCCTGCATTAAACAGTATGCTGTAATTGTTAATGGTGTATTTGGTTTGCCAGTGATATGTTGCTGTTCCCTTTTGTTTGCTTACACCTTTTAATAGGCCCGGGCCTGCAACCACCAGATATTTAGGAACGGTAATGAACATATCCACACCTTCATTGGGTTCATCTGAAGGGTGATCTTTACAAGGGAAATACAATTTACCACCAGTGCCTTCGGCTGTAATGGCCATCCATTGATGCCCGGTTGAGTCTCGTGTCCAGATAAAACCATCGTCCCAAGGCGGTCGACGTGCAACATGGGGTTTGCCGCCATAAATTACTTTTACACTTGCTTTACCGGCAGGCAGTTCTTTAGCAGTATTAATGGTTATCAGGTTGTTCTTGTATTCAAACGGTTCCTGTTTGCCGTTTACCAAGACCTTGTTGATTGACAAAGAATCCAACAGATCAAAAAGTAAAACCCTGGTAGGTTTTGCCATGATCACATCAATTGTAGTAAAACCATCAATGGTTTTTTGCTCCGGATTAACAGCAAGCGAAATGGTATAATGCCGCACATCCATTATGGCTTGCTCTGGTTTCAGTTTTCCTCCTGATGTTAGCGTTTGGGCCTGTAAAATTGCAGCCTGTGTAATAATAGTAAAGAGGGTTAGCAGCGATTTCTTCATTTAATTTTGGTCCTTCGTGAAATTTATGCCAATGGTGTGTTTACTTGGAGGTTTCAGCCATGATTCAGTTAGCTTTTGCGCTATCTAAAACCTGCACTGCCTCCATTGTATAAAACTGTATAGGAACTGAATATTTTGATTTAATAAAATGACCATCGCGCATAGCCGGCACCCATCTTTCTGATAAAGCAATAACCCTTAAGGCTTCTTTATTGAAAGGCTCAGTCATGCCTTTAACCACTTTCAGGTCGGTTAAACGACCGTCGTTTTCAACAAAAAAACTTATGGTAACAATACCTTCTCCGCCGCTTACGTTTTTAGGCCATTTTAAGTTTTTATTCAAAAAATCATGAAAAGCATTATCGCCACCACGAAAGTGAGGCGGCGTAAGTTTTTGGGCATTCACGCTTATTGAACAGATCAGGATGATAAGGATGGGTAAAAGTTTCTTCATCCTTAAATATAAATCAATTCTCCCTCACCAGCAAACCATCCGCAAAATCGCGAAGGTATTGTTTATGGTCTTCGGGTAAATTAATGGCATCAAGGGCAGCAAAAGATTTTTCGGCATAGGTTTGCATGGCTTCTTCCGCATGTTGCCTGATATCAAGCTGGTTGTAAATCTCTGTTATGGCCTTAACCTTTTCTGCATTATCAAACTCGGTGGCATTTAGCCAGTGGTTTAACGTTTGTGCCTGAGCTCCTTTAGCCAGTTCAAGCGCACGGATCAGCAAAAAGGTTTTTTTATTGGAGATGATATCTCCGCCAACCTGTTTGCCGAACTTTTCGGGATCACCGTAAACATCTAATATGTCGTCCTGTAGCTGAAACGCGATACCCAGGTTTGCGCCAAACGCATCAATCAGATCTGCATCGGTTGAAGCAGCCCCGCCAACAATGGAACCAATTTTTAACGTGCCTCCCAATAATACCGCCGTTTTAAGGCGAATCATGTTGATGTACTCTTCAATACTCACATCGTTACGTTGTTCAAAGCTCATATCAATCTGCTGGCCTTCACAAACGCCGGTGGCAGTATCGTTAAAAACGTCAAGCACCTTACGTAAAATGGTGTCGTCAACCTTCATCATCATGCGGTTAGCCTCTACCATCATGGCATCGCCCGAGAGGATAGCCACGTTGGCGTTCCATTTTTCATGTACGGTGGCCTTACCGCGGCGTAAGGGGGCTTTGTCCATAATATCATCATGCATCAGCGTGAAATTATGGAATACCTCAATGGCCAACGCGGGTTCAATAGCCTTTTCAACGTCGCCGCCAAAAAGGTCACAAGCCAGCAGGAGCAGGGCCGGGCGCATGCGTTTGCCGCCAATAGATAAAATATAGCTTATCGGTTCGTACAAATCGGCAGGATAAGCCGGGTAGCTTAGTTTGCCAACTGCATCATTTATCAGTAACTGTAACTCTGTAAGTTGTTTCATTTTTTAAGTGAGTGGTTCATCAAGTTGATTAGGTGAGTAGTTTCTGCTTTTTTTAACTTAATCAACTGCTCACTCAATCAACCATTCACCAATTATCAATCCTGTACCAATATAAAATCTATCTGCTTCTTGGTCAGATCAACCTGTTTTACTTTGATCTTGACTTCATCGCCTAATTGATAGATCTTCTTTTTACGCTGGCCAATGATGGCGTAGTTCTTCTCGTCCAAAGTATAAAAATCGTCGGATATATCGCGCAGGCGGATCATGCCCTCACACTTGTTTTCGATAATTTCTACATACATGCCCCATTCTGTAACACCCGATATGATGCCCATAAAGGTATTGCCAACCTGGTCGCGAAGATACTCAGCTTGTTTGTATTTTACTGAAGAACGTTCCGCATCGGCAGCCTTTTTCTCCATTAACGAGCTGTGCGAACACAGTTTTTCATAAAAATCGGCATTGGCCGATTGTCCGCCGTTTAAATAATGGAACAGCAACCTGTGTACCATCACATCCGGGTAACGGCGAATTGGTGAAGTAAAGTGTGTGTAATGATCAAAGGCCAAACCATAGTGGCTGCTGCTTTTGGTAGTGTATACAGCTTTGGCCATTGAACGTATGGCAAGGTGCGTTAATACGTTCTGCTCTTTTTTTCCCTCAACATCTTCCATCAGGAAATTAAGCGATTTAGCCGTTTCCTTGTCAGATTTGGTGTTGATCTTATACCCGAACCTTGCGGCAAACTGCGCAAAATTAGCCAGAGCGTCGGGCTTAGGCGAATCGTGTACGCGATAAACAAAGGTATATTTATGTTTGCCTTTCCCCATTTTACTTACATGCTCGGCAACCTTACGGTTGGCCAGCAACATGAAGTCTTCAATGAGTTTATGGGCATCTTTACGTTCTTTTACGTATACTCCAATTGGTTTACCGGTTTCATCAAGTTTGAATTTAACCTCGGTAGTTTCAAAGCTAATAGCACCGTTTTTAAACTTACGCTCGCGAAGTTTATAAGCTAACGCGTTTAACTTAAATATTTCTTCCTTAAAGTCGCCTTCGCCGCTTTCTATTACCTCTTGGACCTCTTCATAAGTGAAACGCCTGTCAGAGTAAATGACGGTTTTACCATACCATTCGGTAACGATGTTGGCGTTCTCATCCAGCTCGAACACCGCCGAAAAGCAAAGCTTTTCTTCTTTAGGGCGAAGGGAGCAAAGACCATTTGATAATCTTTCGGGAAGCATTGGTATCACCCGGTCAACAAGGTAAACTGAGGTTGCCCTGTCCAAAGCTTCTTTATCTAAAGCCGAGTCGGGGATAATATAGTGCGATACATCGGCAATGTGAACGCCAACTTCAAAATTGCCGTTTTCCAGTACACGATAGGATAGGGCATCATCAAAGTCTTTGGCGTCAAATGGATCGATGGTGAAGGTGGTAATGTTACGGAAATCGCGGCGTTTGGCAATTTCTTCGGGTGTGATCACGTCTGAAATTTCCTCGGCGTCATGCTCTACTTCGGCAGGGAATGATAACGGAAATCCATATTCGGCCAGGATTGCATTCATTTCCGTATCGTTTTCGCCCTGTGCGCCTAACACATGTTTGATACGGCCTATAGGGTTTTTAGCCTCTGTTGGCCAGTCAGTAATTTCGGCTACCGCTTTGATGCCATTTTTAGCCCCGTTTAACTCGGTGATGGGGATAAAAATATCGTGCATCATCTTGCGATCGTCTGGAATAAAAAAGGCATATCGTTCAGAAAGTTTAACTACGCCGGTAAACTCCATTTTAGCACGATGGATGATCTCGATAACCTCGCCCTCTTTATGCTTGCCTTTACTTTTGGCGTATACGTAAACCTTAACACGGTCGCCGTTAAGCGCGGTGCGGAGTTTGCGAGGGGCGATGAAGATATCGCTCTCAAATTCATCGTCGGTAACTATGAAAGCCGAACCGTCGTTGGTAAGGTCTACCACACCCTCGATAAAGGTTTTAAGTTCAAGTAGCTGAAATTTGCCTGGGGAAATTTCTTTGAGTACTGATTTTTTAACCTCATCTTTTAAGATTTCATAGATGATCTCACGCGCTTCGGAATCACGAACGTTTAGTTTAGCGGAAACCTGTTTATAGTTGAGTGGTGTATTGCCGTTTTGTTCAAATATATCAAGTACCATTTGGGTAAGTACCTGGTGTATAGAAGAGTTGTTTTTCTTACGTTTAGACATAGGATAGTATTTGCATCAAAGATACTGAATTTTGAAGTGCCGGATTGATTCAATTAGCGGCGAGTACACACCGTTTTATCAACCCGGTATCGAGGCTATCAGCCTTTTGGTGTACTCTTCTTTAGGACGGTAATAAATATCATCAGGATAGCCTGTTTCAACTATTTCGCCCTTGTTCATGACCATCATGCGGTCGGAAATATGCTTGATCACAGCCAGGTCGTGGGAGATGAAAATGTAAGTAAGTTTAAGTTCGTCTTGTAGTTCACGAATCAGGTTGAGCACCTGGGCCTGCACCGATACATCAAGCGCCGAAACAGATTCGTCACAAATGATGAACTTGGGCTGAAGTGCCAGGGCCCGTGCTATCACAATCCGCTGCCGTTGCCCGCCCGAAAATTCATGTGGATAACGGTTAAAGTGCGCTGGTTGCAGGTTAACCCGTTCAAGCAACTCAAGCACTTTACGTTTACGGGTGGCATCATTGCTGTAAAACTGGTGCACCTGTAAAGGTTCCATAAGCGATTGCCCAACGGTAAGCTTAGGGTTTAATGACGAATAAGGATCCTGAAAAATAATCTGGATATCTTTCCTGATCTGTCTCAACTCATTCTTTTTAAGCCCGCGAAGATCGGTTCCTTCAAAAGAAACCTTGCCCGACGTAGGTTCTATCAATCTTAAAATACTTCGGCCTAAGGTAGTTTTGCCACATCCAGATTCGCCGACCAGCCCTAACGTTTCTCCCGGATATACATCAAAGCTTACATTGTTTACCGCTTTTACAACATGGTCCTTCCGTTTAAACAAGCCTGTATCTGTAGGAAACCACGTATTTAGTTTTTCGGCCTTTAGCAGCGGCCGTTGCTCATATAGTCTGTGTCTTCTTGCAGCAATTTCGGTGTCCGGATAATGATATAATTCCCTGATGCTTTCAATAGTCACTGCGGGTTTGCCTTCGTCCAGGAAATCGGCCACAACAGGCAGCTTTTTCAAATGCTGCTGAGGGGTAGGGCGGCAGGCCAGTAAGCCTTTAGTGTATGGATGTTTAGCGCTGGCAAAAAGCTCATCTACGGTAGCTTCTTCCACAATTTCGCCTTTGTACATGACCAATACCCTGTCGGCGATTTCCCTGATCACCCCCAAATCATGCGATATAAAGATGAGGCTCATATGCCTTTCAGCCTTAAGCTTGTGCAGGAGCTCGATAATGGTTTTTTGTACCGTAACGTCAAGGGCGGTGGTAGGCTCGTCGGCAATCAGTATCTCCGGGTTGCAGGCCAGGGCCATAGCAATCATTACCCGTTGTTTTTGGCCGCCTGAAATTTGGTGGGGATAGCTGTCGAATATGGCTTCCGGCCGGGGCAATTGAACTTCCTTGAACAGATCAATAGTTCTTTGCTTTGCCTCAGCTTTAGTTACGCCCAGATGCAGCCGGATAGCTTCAGTTAGCTGAAAACCGCAGGTAAGCACAGGGTTAAGCGATGTCATCGGTTCCTGGAAGATCATGGCCACCTGGTTACCACGCACCTGCTGCATCTCATCTTCAGATAGCCTGCACAGACAGACTCCATTTAAAAGCACCGAGCCGTTTATTACAGCCTGATCTTCATTTAGTAAGCGCATCAACGCAAGAGAAGTTACAGATTTGCCGGATCCGGATTCGCCTACAATGCCAATGGTTTCGCCCTTATCAAGCGTAAAGGAAATTCCCTTTACGGCCTCGAACTGGCTTTTGCCATTCTTAAAACTAACCGACAGATCGTTTACTTTAAGCATCAGCCTACAACGGTTATAAATTCGTCAGGAATCAATTCTTCGCCCCGATAACGCCTTAGCAATTGTGCTGTTGCAACCACATCCTTTTGGCAATACGTGCAAATACGTTCCAACTGGTTTTCATGCCAGTAAACACGACCAACATCGCTGCCATCAATATCATCCTTGGAGGTCGGAATATTAAAAATAGTAGTGAGCAGGTTTAAGGAGGTATAATGTTTGTGATCGCCAAATTTCCACAACTCCATGGTATCTAAATGGGCAATCTCCCAGGGCTTTTTACCCGCTATTTGCAGTTGCTGCGGAAAAGGCATGCCGTTCACCAACAGCCTTCGGCAGATATATGGGAAGTCAAACTCCTTACCGTTATGGGCACACAAAACAAGATTAGCGGGCTGACTGAACAACAGGTTTGAAAACTTGGTTAGCAATTCTTTTTCATCGTGCGATGCAAACGACTTTACCCGCAATCCTACGTTTTTTCCCGCTGTAAAAATCCCGGCCGAAATACAAACTATTTTACCAAACTCGGCCCAGATCCCGGCACGCTCGTAATGAACATCGGCAGGTTCGTCTTTGCGTTGATGCCGGGTTTTTAGTTCCCATAAAACCTGCAGATTTTCGGGTAGCTGTTCGTGACTGCTGTACTGTGGTACAGTTTCAATATCAATTACCAGTAAATTATGCAGATCGTACTGTTCAAGCATCCGGTTAAGAATTATGGAGGCAAGATAATGATAGTTTTTATCTTAAGTATGGATACGGCTTTGCATGCTGAATCAATTTTTAAAAATGGTATTTTAATGATGCTTTGAACCATTTAACTTAAAGCCAACACTAATCTGCAATGTTCCGGGATTGGTTTTATAGTTGCCAAAATCAGAAATGACCTGGTAGCCACTAAGGTTTTTTTGGTACACAGCCTCAAATATTAACCTGTTAAACTGAACGCTTACGCCGCCCGATAAGCCGAAGTTTATTTTTTGATCATACCGGGTTGTCTTTATTTTATTTTGGGCATTAGCAAAGTATATAGTGTCAAGATTCATATCCAGCCGCTGTAAATTGGTGTTGCTATTGATTTGTTTAACAGGGAGATTAATAACTGGTCCGCCTTTTATGCTGATATTGTTGTTGATCTTGTACATCACATGGATGGGCACATTTACAAAATAAGCTTTTCGTGAATCGGTTACTTTGACAAATTGTGCAGAATCAACTTGGCTGAAACTCTTATTGTCATATGAGCCACCCAGGTTAAGTGGCGTTAAAAATCGTACCTGCGCGTTTATGGCCCATTTATCGTTTAAATGATAGGTGCCAAATAGCCCGGGATAAATATCAATAGGGAAACTACCATAGATATTCCTGTTTTGCGAACCGGGTGTAAAGCTTCCTGAAGTATTGGCGCCTAATAAAAATCCCCAGTCCATATTAGCGAATACGGTGGATAGCGGCCTTGACGATGAGATTTTACCACCTTTTGCTTTGCCGTTTTTTGTTGATGGATTTTTATTTGCTTTGTTTTTATTGTTTGAGTTTTTGATTTGCCTAACGTTGCCGCGTGCTGCGTAATCAGAACCGGTTATTATAAACTTTGATAAAGACTGATTAGAGAATATTTGAGGCTTAATGAACGAATTATTGTTCATCCCGAATAATTGGGCCATGCTGATTTGGGTAGCCGAAAGCAGCATAATATTGTTATCAGTTGAATTGCTATTTTGCGTTGCACTATCTGACGAGCTTTCTTCAGCCAAAGTGTTCGAGCCTGAAACTGTACCTTGTTGTTTGGTTAGGTTTCCTGTGGATACTTGTAGGTGATTACTTCGGTAATTTCCCGAAGTTAGATAACCAGTACTATTATGATTTGGCGATAAGGTTGAATTTGCCTGTGCGTTACCGCCGTTAATTACTTGCTGGTTTGTTGCCGATTTATTGTTTTTTAAAGCCAGTTTCCCCTGATTATTGTTGCTATTAACCTGGCCCGCAATTGTTATGTTATTAATGCTGTCTGTTTTATTAATGGATGATGTCAATTTCTGTAAAGCGTATAAGCTATCAACTTTGGTGTCGGGATCTACTGAGTCAACAGTCATAGCGGTATTTAAACTGTCTTTGCCTATTGCTTGCCTGTGTTTTTGGGGCTGATGGTGAGATGTATTTTGATGTTGCCTGGTTTTAATAATGTAAATGACAGTACCGGTAACTGTGGCCACAGTTAGCGAGGCTATTAATATCGATGTGGCTTTCATCGCCTTAATAGCTTTTATGGCTTTTGCTATTTTTGAAACATGTGGAGCGGATGTTAAAGGCAACAGGGGCAAATGCTTATCAAGGATAGATTGCATTTCCTGCCATCCGCTTTGAGCTTCAGCATCAACCGGTAGCTGATCGCGTTTCTGCCGCCAAAGATCGGGGTCTTTAAATAAATCTTTCATCGTTTTATTTCACTCCTTTCTTTCGACTGGATGCTGCCTGGTTCAAGCAGCTCTCTTAATTTTTTCTTCGCCTCGGCCAAATGCCAGCGGGATGTACCTTCGCTGATACTAAGTTGTTCGCCTATTTCTTTGTGTGTAAACCCATCAAGTACTGATAGGTTGAAAACAGTTTGGGTAGCAAGGGGCAGGGTACGGATGCTTTGCAGAATATCTTCAAAATAAAGTTTCTCCAGGGCCGAGGGGGAGATGAAATAATCATCATGCTCATGGATATCAAAACTTACGGTGTTAAATTTCAACTCCTTCCTGCACAGGTCAATTGAGGTATAGATCATGATTTTCCTGATCCATCCACCCAACTCGCCTTTTTCGATATCGAAATTATTTACAGACTGGAAAACTTTCAGGAACCCGTTATTGAAGGCCTCTTTAGCCAGTTCTTTATCAGGGACATAACTATTACAAACGCGAAGCATCTCTGCATAAAATAATTTGTACAAGGCTTCCTGCGCCGTTCGGTCGTTATTGATACACCCTTTTACCAGCCTCTCTGTTTGCTTCTTGCTTAGGTTCATTCAAAAAAATCACGT includes:
- the rnr gene encoding ribonuclease R; the encoded protein is MSKRKKNNSSIHQVLTQMVLDIFEQNGNTPLNYKQVSAKLNVRDSEAREIIYEILKDEVKKSVLKEISPGKFQLLELKTFIEGVVDLTNDGSAFIVTDDEFESDIFIAPRKLRTALNGDRVKVYVYAKSKGKHKEGEVIEIIHRAKMEFTGVVKLSERYAFFIPDDRKMMHDIFIPITELNGAKNGIKAVAEITDWPTEAKNPIGRIKHVLGAQGENDTEMNAILAEYGFPLSFPAEVEHDAEEISDVITPEEIAKRRDFRNITTFTIDPFDAKDFDDALSYRVLENGNFEVGVHIADVSHYIIPDSALDKEALDRATSVYLVDRVIPMLPERLSNGLCSLRPKEEKLCFSAVFELDENANIVTEWYGKTVIYSDRRFTYEEVQEVIESGEGDFKEEIFKLNALAYKLRERKFKNGAISFETTEVKFKLDETGKPIGVYVKERKDAHKLIEDFMLLANRKVAEHVSKMGKGKHKYTFVYRVHDSPKPDALANFAQFAARFGYKINTKSDKETAKSLNFLMEDVEGKKEQNVLTHLAIRSMAKAVYTTKSSSHYGLAFDHYTHFTSPIRRYPDVMVHRLLFHYLNGGQSANADFYEKLCSHSSLMEKKAADAERSSVKYKQAEYLRDQVGNTFMGIISGVTEWGMYVEIIENKCEGMIRLRDISDDFYTLDEKNYAIIGQRKKKIYQLGDEVKIKVKQVDLTKKQIDFILVQD
- a CDS encoding dicarboxylate/amino acid:cation symporter, translated to MKKSRLTLFIFIALVLGVVAGYIYNTYVFADLNKQLSTASTTIKSIDKNIEALSDTTVSAYKDLKLQRIAQVKLQSQATDAREDKLELYNILSKIFLNLIKMIVAPLVFTTLVVGVAKVGDIKAVGRIGGKTMLWFISATLVSLLLGMLLVNLFEPGKTMHLPLPDSHLSTGIKKTALSLTEFVGHVFPKSFIEAMANNEILQIVVFSLFFGVATAAIGEQGKIVIKAMDAFAHVIMKITGYVMKMAPLAVFGAITAVVAKQGIGVLSTYGIFISEFYFSLIVLWSVIILAGYIVLRKPVFRLLNSIKDAMLIAFSTSTSEAAYPKVLEELEKFGCSNKIVSFVLPLGYSFNLDGSMMYMTFASLFLAQSYDIHLSFGHQLSMLLVLMLTSKGVAGVPRASLVVIAGTLAMFNIPEAGLFLLIGIDPLLDMGRSATNVLGNAMATAVVSKWEGEEVGTQIIKE
- the rplU gene encoding 50S ribosomal protein L21; translated protein: MYAIVSIAGQQFKVAKDQQIFVHRLQGDEGASIEFDSVLLAENEGKFKLGSDLKGAKVSAKIVSHLKGDKVIIFKKKRRKGYKKKNGHRQQFTKIEITGITL
- a CDS encoding M1 family metallopeptidase; this encodes MKKSLLTLFTIITQAAILQAQTLTSGGKLKPEQAIMDVRHYTISLAVNPEQKTIDGFTTIDVIMAKPTRVLLFDLLDSLSINKVLVNGKQEPFEYKNNLITINTAKELPAGKASVKVIYGGKPHVARRPPWDDGFIWTRDSTGHQWMAITAEGTGGKLYFPCKDHPSDEPNEGVDMFITVPKYLVVAGPGLLKGVSKQKGTATYHWQTKYTINNYSILFNAGDYTVVTRPYTTVDGHNVPIKFYVLKEHAAKAEHHLDIFVKTIKEQEKYFGEYPWAKEKIGIVETPHLGMEHQTMNAYGAKFRYTKVGGEDYDGLMHHEFGHEWWGNKVTAKDWADYWIHEGICTYGDALYVREFEGEKAYIKFFQNSALSFGNKIPLVIGKDIDEESAYNGDIYGKGAFFMHTLRYIMGDSTFFPTLKGFVTDPRYTYSNLASTDDVIQYFSKAAGQDLKPLFDLYIYSINKLEVHVKAQRGDKYQVQLLNIDMPLPVDITADGVTKRYTLDKKGITITSKTMPVIDPDTYYLKKLIIE
- the rpmA gene encoding 50S ribosomal protein L27, whose amino-acid sequence is MAHKKGAGSSRNGRESHSKRLGIKIFGGQPAIAGNIIVRQRGTKHNPGLNVGLGKDHTLFALAEGIVVFKKKADNRSYVSVLPFEAADVEEVAAPAPKAKKEAKAVEAPAAEEAPKAKKAAAPKAKKEEAADAAEEVAE
- a CDS encoding energy transducer TonB, which gives rise to MKKLLPILIILICSISVNAQKLTPPHFRGGDNAFHDFLNKNLKWPKNVSGGEGIVTISFFVENDGRLTDLKVVKGMTEPFNKEALRVIALSERWVPAMRDGHFIKSKYSVPIQFYTMEAVQVLDSAKAN
- a CDS encoding polyprenyl synthetase family protein yields the protein MKQLTELQLLINDAVGKLSYPAYPADLYEPISYILSIGGKRMRPALLLLACDLFGGDVEKAIEPALAIEVFHNFTLMHDDIMDKAPLRRGKATVHEKWNANVAILSGDAMMVEANRMMMKVDDTILRKVLDVFNDTATGVCEGQQIDMSFEQRNDVSIEEYINMIRLKTAVLLGGTLKIGSIVGGAASTDADLIDAFGANLGIAFQLQDDILDVYGDPEKFGKQVGGDIISNKKTFLLIRALELAKGAQAQTLNHWLNATEFDNAEKVKAITEIYNQLDIRQHAEEAMQTYAEKSFAALDAINLPEDHKQYLRDFADGLLVREN